Proteins from one Streptomyces sp. NBC_00390 genomic window:
- a CDS encoding PH domain-containing protein, whose amino-acid sequence MSPEHDKWQRLDGRTLLVTPLVTAGVVAGAGLPTLIGLLGDMPLRQALAWVLGGAALVIGAATGADYVRWRRTRYRIGPDRAELHTGLLLVKRRSLGRERIRSVDLTANPLLRVLGLVQVRIGTGERTEGGESALELDAVTRAEGERLRTELLDRSVGGPPGTHREGVLAALDPAWIRYAPVSFVAPLLGGTAAGGVMQVSEWFGAQGEVIEWVGDRFRDTTVVWIVVVLAAVALATGVVGALGLWIEMWWNYRLEREPGGTLRVRRGLFTARSVSIEERRLRGIELVEPLGVRLFGAARVDAVATGLAKNGEDEHADHKTLLPAVPVALAGEVAAQVLREETAPTAAARLIAHPPAARGRRLRRALMISLPPVAVLALLGVLLTPVLLFIAAACAAVAVPVAVLLALDAYRSLGHGLSGAYLVTRSGTVRRTTVALQRTGVIGWTVRRSVFQRRSGLLTLIATTAAGAGAYGVYDAAEGEGLVFAAEAVPGVLEPFLESVGRPPGER is encoded by the coding sequence ATGAGCCCCGAGCACGACAAGTGGCAGCGTCTCGACGGGCGTACGCTCCTGGTCACCCCGCTCGTCACGGCCGGCGTGGTGGCCGGAGCCGGGCTGCCCACCCTGATCGGTCTCCTCGGCGACATGCCGCTGCGACAGGCCCTCGCCTGGGTGCTGGGCGGGGCCGCCCTGGTGATCGGCGCGGCGACCGGCGCGGACTATGTGCGCTGGCGGCGGACACGCTATCGCATCGGCCCCGATCGGGCCGAGCTCCACACCGGGCTGCTGCTGGTCAAGCGGCGCTCCCTGGGCCGTGAGCGCATCCGCAGCGTCGATCTGACGGCCAATCCGCTGCTACGCGTCCTGGGCCTGGTGCAGGTGCGGATAGGCACGGGCGAACGGACCGAGGGCGGCGAGTCCGCGCTGGAGCTGGACGCGGTCACCCGGGCCGAGGGGGAGCGGCTGCGTACGGAGCTGCTGGACCGGTCGGTGGGCGGGCCGCCCGGCACCCATCGCGAGGGCGTGCTGGCCGCCCTCGACCCGGCCTGGATCCGGTATGCGCCGGTGTCCTTCGTCGCCCCGCTCCTGGGAGGCACGGCGGCGGGTGGCGTGATGCAGGTCAGCGAGTGGTTCGGGGCGCAGGGTGAGGTCATCGAGTGGGTGGGTGACCGATTCCGGGACACCACCGTCGTCTGGATCGTCGTGGTGCTGGCCGCCGTGGCGCTCGCGACGGGTGTCGTCGGCGCGCTCGGTCTGTGGATCGAGATGTGGTGGAACTACCGCCTGGAGCGGGAGCCGGGCGGCACCCTGCGGGTGCGCCGCGGCCTGTTCACCGCCCGGTCGGTGTCCATCGAGGAACGGCGGCTGCGCGGCATAGAGCTCGTCGAGCCGCTGGGCGTACGGCTGTTCGGCGCGGCGCGTGTGGATGCCGTCGCCACCGGACTGGCCAAGAACGGCGAGGACGAGCACGCCGACCACAAGACGCTGCTGCCCGCCGTGCCCGTGGCACTGGCTGGAGAGGTCGCGGCGCAGGTGCTGCGGGAGGAGACGGCCCCGACGGCTGCGGCCCGTCTCATCGCCCACCCTCCGGCGGCGCGTGGCCGGCGGCTGCGCCGGGCGCTGATGATCTCGCTGCCCCCGGTGGCGGTCCTGGCGCTGCTGGGCGTGCTGCTCACGCCTGTGCTGCTGTTCATCGCGGCGGCGTGTGCGGCGGTGGCGGTTCCGGTCGCGGTGCTGCTCGCCCTCGACGCGTACCGCAGCCTGGGGCACGGCCTGAGCGGCGCCTATCTGGTGACCCGCTCGGGCACGGTGCGGCGCACGACGGTGGCGCTGCAGCGGACCGGGGTGATCGGTTGGACGGTCAGGCGGTCCGTCTTCCAGCGCCGGTCCGGTCTGCTCACCCTGATCGCGACGACCGCCGCGGGAGCCGGGGCGTACGGCGTGTACGACGCGGCCGAGGGCGAGGGGCTGGTGTTCGCCGCGGAGGCTGTGCCGGGAGTGCTGGAGCCGTTCCTGGAGTCCGTCGGCCGGCCGCCCGGCGAGAGGTGA
- a CDS encoding poly-gamma-glutamate hydrolase family protein yields the protein MTLTSRRTVLTALAAASVSGPLLAGATATPAHAADEPDRYASNTDLYTKLAGKEGIDFARRYKRHEYTDHSYDRRHAYNRTTVMALHGGGIETGTSELCLAVAGYHPATLVPLQDGFSRHDYWMFEGLLSAGNSELHVTARNCDDHVAVSMAASSLNVLSLHGCTAGQAGTANPQAVVVGGLNRTFKNLLTAEFDKARIAWRDGDEVPDLAGVHAHNPCNRTMLGKGAQLEITRELRGAMFTVNTRAGRAGSTTEVFDRFVGACRAAIAKLETGSEQMIL from the coding sequence ATGACACTCACCAGCCGTCGTACGGTCCTGACCGCACTCGCCGCCGCATCCGTGAGCGGTCCCCTGCTCGCCGGTGCGACCGCGACCCCCGCCCACGCCGCGGACGAGCCGGACCGCTATGCCTCCAACACCGACCTCTACACCAAGCTCGCGGGCAAGGAGGGCATCGACTTCGCCCGCCGCTACAAGAGGCACGAGTACACCGACCACTCGTACGACCGGAGACATGCCTACAACCGCACCACGGTCATGGCTTTGCACGGTGGAGGCATCGAGACGGGTACGTCCGAACTCTGTCTCGCCGTGGCCGGTTACCACCCGGCGACGCTGGTGCCGCTTCAGGACGGATTCTCGCGGCACGACTACTGGATGTTCGAGGGTTTGCTGTCCGCCGGGAACAGCGAGCTGCATGTCACGGCCAGGAACTGTGACGACCACGTCGCCGTGTCCATGGCCGCGAGCAGCCTCAACGTCCTGAGCCTGCACGGCTGCACCGCCGGCCAGGCCGGCACGGCGAATCCTCAGGCCGTGGTCGTCGGTGGTCTGAACCGCACCTTCAAGAACCTGCTGACGGCCGAGTTCGACAAGGCCCGCATCGCCTGGCGGGACGGAGACGAGGTGCCCGACCTGGCGGGCGTCCACGCCCACAATCCGTGCAACCGCACCATGCTGGGCAAGGGCGCCCAGCTGGAGATCACCAGGGAACTGCGCGGCGCCATGTTCACGGTCAACACCAGGGCGGGCCGGGCCGGCAGCACCACGGAGGTCTTCGACCGGTTCGTCGGCGCCTGCCGGGCGGCGATCGCGAAGCTGGAGACCGGCTCGGAGCAGATGATCCTCTGA
- the pgl gene encoding 6-phosphogluconolactonase codes for MSAAQLVVHRDKELMAQAAAARLITKVVDAQAARGSASVVLTGGRNGNGLLAALSSAPARDAIDWSRLDLWWGDERFLPEGDPERNVTQARAALLDSVPLDPARVHPMPASDGEYGSDADAAAAAYAAELAAAAGPEDHGPVPTFDVLMLGVGPDTHVASLFPELPAVRETERTVVGVHGAPKPPPTRISLTLPAIRAAREVWLLAAGEDKAKAAQIALSGAGEIQAPAAGAYGRARTLWLLDAAAAAQLPRGLYPPASA; via the coding sequence GTGAGCGCGGCACAGCTGGTCGTGCACCGCGACAAGGAGCTGATGGCACAGGCCGCAGCGGCCCGGCTGATCACCAAGGTCGTCGACGCCCAGGCGGCCCGCGGCTCGGCCTCGGTCGTACTGACCGGCGGCCGCAACGGCAACGGGCTGCTGGCTGCGCTGAGTTCGGCGCCCGCCCGGGACGCGATCGACTGGTCGCGGCTCGACCTGTGGTGGGGCGACGAGCGGTTCCTGCCCGAGGGCGACCCGGAGCGCAATGTCACGCAGGCCCGCGCGGCGCTGCTGGACAGCGTGCCGCTGGACCCGGCCCGGGTGCATCCGATGCCCGCGTCGGACGGCGAGTACGGCTCCGACGCGGATGCTGCGGCGGCTGCGTACGCGGCCGAACTCGCGGCCGCCGCAGGCCCGGAGGACCATGGCCCGGTGCCGACGTTCGACGTGCTGATGCTGGGCGTCGGCCCGGACACTCATGTGGCCTCGCTCTTCCCCGAGCTCCCGGCGGTCCGCGAGACGGAGCGCACGGTCGTCGGCGTCCACGGCGCGCCCAAGCCGCCGCCGACCCGTATCTCGCTGACGCTGCCGGCGATCCGCGCGGCACGCGAGGTCTGGCTGCTCGCGGCGGGCGAGGACAAGGCGAAGGCGGCGCAGATCGCGCTGTCGGGCGCCGGTGAGATCCAGGCACCGGCGGCCGGGGCGTACGGCCGGGCCCGGACGCTGTGGCTGCTGGACGCGGCGGCGGCGGCGCAGCTTCCGCGGGGCCTGTACCCGCCCGCCTCGGCATAG
- the opcA gene encoding glucose-6-phosphate dehydrogenase assembly protein OpcA — translation MKIDLTDTTASKINKALVQGRRAIGTPAVGMVLTLVIVTDEENAYDALKAANDASHEHPSRTLVVIKRFSRSPRDRAKARLDAEVRVGADAGTGETVILRLYGEIVDHAQSVVLPLLLPDAPVVVWWPVNAPTDPAQDPLGSLAQRRVTDTYAAEQPVRELTARAEAYTPGDTDLSWTRITPWRSMLAAALDQVSCQVTSVQVEGEEFNPSCELLAMWLADRLKVPVKRSASAGPGLTSVRLESSCGPIVLDRADGSLATLSIEGQPDRAVALKRRDTAELIAEELRRLDPDDTYASALRYGVDRLGEGYAEPAASAEAGAGPKPAAAKKAAPARKAASK, via the coding sequence ATGAAGATCGACCTTACGGACACGACCGCCAGCAAGATCAACAAAGCGCTGGTGCAGGGCCGCCGCGCGATCGGCACCCCTGCCGTCGGCATGGTGCTCACCCTCGTCATCGTCACCGACGAGGAGAACGCCTACGACGCGCTGAAGGCCGCCAACGACGCCTCCCACGAGCATCCCTCGCGCACCCTGGTCGTCATCAAGCGGTTCTCGCGCTCGCCGCGCGACCGCGCGAAGGCGCGTCTGGACGCCGAGGTACGGGTGGGCGCGGACGCGGGCACGGGTGAGACGGTGATACTGCGGCTGTACGGCGAGATCGTCGACCACGCCCAGTCGGTGGTGCTGCCGCTGCTGCTGCCCGATGCGCCGGTCGTGGTGTGGTGGCCGGTGAATGCGCCGACGGACCCGGCCCAGGACCCTCTGGGCTCGCTGGCCCAGCGCCGGGTGACGGACACCTACGCCGCCGAGCAGCCCGTGCGCGAGCTGACTGCGCGCGCCGAGGCCTACACCCCCGGCGACACCGATCTGTCCTGGACCCGGATCACGCCGTGGCGCTCGATGCTCGCGGCCGCTCTGGACCAGGTCAGCTGCCAGGTCACCTCGGTCCAGGTGGAGGGCGAGGAGTTCAACCCGAGCTGCGAACTGCTGGCGATGTGGCTCGCCGACCGGCTGAAGGTGCCGGTGAAGCGGTCGGCGTCGGCGGGCCCCGGACTCACCTCCGTACGGCTGGAGTCCTCCTGCGGCCCGATCGTGCTGGACCGGGCGGACGGTTCCCTGGCCACCCTGTCCATCGAGGGACAGCCGGACCGGGCGGTGGCACTGAAGCGGCGTGACACGGCCGAGCTGATCGCGGAAGAGCTGCGCAGGCTCGACCCCGACGACACCTACGCGTCGGCGCTGCGCTACGGCGTGGACCGGCTGGGCGAGGGCTACGCGGAGCCTGCGGCGTCCGCGGAGGCCGGGGCCGGGCCGAAGCCCGCTGCGGCGAAGAAGGCCGCCCCGGCCAGGAAGGCGGCGTCGAAGTGA
- the zwf gene encoding glucose-6-phosphate dehydrogenase, which produces MSGIDGANPLRDAADRRLPRIAGPSGLVIFGVTGDLSRKKLMPAVYDLANRGLLPPGFSLVGFARREWQDEDFAQEVHDSVKQYARTPFREEVWQQLIQGMRFVPGTFDDDDAFEQLKSTIEDLDKVQGTGGNFAFYLSVPPKFFPKVVRQLKKHGLADQKEGSWRRAVIEKPFGHDLASAEELNQVVHEVFPSNEVFRIDHYLGKETVQNILALRFANTLFEPIWNRSYVDHVQITMAEDIGIGGRAGYYDGIGAARDVIQNHLLQLLALTAMEEPASFDADALAAEKTKVLGAVKLPKDLSKATVRAQYAAGWQGGEKAVGYLQEEGTDPKSKTDTYAAVKLEIDNRRWAGVPFYLRTGKRLGRRVTEIAVVFQRAPHSPFDSTATEELGQNALVIRVQPDEGVTMRFGSKVPGTSMEVRDVSMDFAYGESFTESSPEAYERLILDVLLGDSNLFPRVEEVELSWKILDPIEEFWDRNGKPAQYAAGTWGPAEADEMLARDGRSWRRP; this is translated from the coding sequence TTGTCCGGTATTGACGGAGCCAATCCGCTCCGTGATGCTGCCGACCGACGGCTCCCGCGTATCGCGGGGCCGTCGGGCCTGGTCATCTTCGGGGTCACCGGCGATCTGTCGCGCAAGAAGCTGATGCCCGCCGTCTACGACCTGGCCAACCGGGGGCTGCTGCCCCCGGGCTTCTCGCTCGTCGGCTTCGCCCGTCGCGAGTGGCAGGACGAGGACTTCGCGCAGGAGGTCCACGACTCGGTCAAGCAATACGCGCGTACGCCGTTCCGCGAGGAGGTCTGGCAGCAGCTCATCCAGGGCATGCGGTTCGTCCCGGGCACCTTCGACGACGACGACGCCTTCGAGCAGCTGAAGTCGACGATCGAGGACCTCGACAAGGTGCAGGGCACCGGCGGGAACTTCGCGTTCTATCTGTCGGTGCCGCCGAAGTTCTTCCCCAAGGTCGTCCGGCAGCTCAAGAAGCACGGGCTCGCCGACCAGAAGGAGGGCTCCTGGCGCCGGGCGGTCATCGAGAAGCCGTTCGGGCACGACCTGGCATCCGCCGAGGAGCTCAACCAGGTGGTGCACGAGGTCTTCCCGTCGAACGAGGTCTTCCGTATCGACCACTACCTCGGCAAGGAGACCGTCCAGAACATCCTGGCGCTGCGGTTCGCGAACACGCTGTTCGAGCCGATCTGGAACCGGTCGTACGTCGACCATGTGCAGATCACCATGGCCGAGGACATCGGCATCGGCGGCCGGGCCGGCTACTACGACGGGATCGGCGCCGCCCGTGACGTCATCCAGAACCACCTCCTGCAGCTGCTCGCGCTGACCGCCATGGAGGAGCCCGCCTCCTTCGACGCGGACGCGCTGGCCGCGGAGAAGACCAAGGTGCTGGGTGCGGTGAAGCTGCCCAAGGACCTGTCCAAGGCGACCGTGCGCGCGCAGTACGCGGCGGGCTGGCAGGGCGGCGAGAAGGCGGTCGGGTACCTCCAGGAGGAGGGCACCGACCCGAAGTCGAAGACCGATACGTACGCCGCGGTCAAGCTGGAGATCGACAACCGCCGCTGGGCGGGTGTCCCGTTCTATCTGCGCACCGGCAAGCGGCTCGGCCGGCGGGTCACGGAGATCGCGGTGGTCTTCCAGCGCGCCCCGCACTCGCCGTTCGACTCGACGGCCACCGAGGAGCTGGGGCAGAACGCCCTGGTCATCCGGGTGCAGCCGGACGAGGGCGTCACGATGCGGTTCGGCTCCAAGGTGCCCGGCACCTCGATGGAGGTGCGGGACGTCTCGATGGACTTCGCGTACGGCGAGTCGTTCACCGAGTCGAGCCCCGAGGCGTACGAACGGCTCATCCTCGATGTGCTGCTCGGCGACTCCAACCTCTTCCCGCGCGTGGAGGAGGTCGAGCTGTCCTGGAAGATCCTCGACCCGATCGAGGAATTCTGGGACAGGAACGGCAAGCCCGCGCAGTACGCGGCCGGCACCTGGGGACCGGCCGAGGCGGACGAGATGCTCGCACGAGACGGACGGAGCTGGCGTCGGCCATGA
- the tal gene encoding transaldolase: protein MTDALKRLSDEGVAIWLDDLSRKRITSGNLAELIDQQHVVGVTTNPSIFQKAISSGDGYEQQLTDLAARKVTVEEALRMITTADVRDAADVLRPVFDTTGGQDGRVSIEVDPRLAHNTAATIAEAKQLAWLVDRPNTFIKIPATKAGLPAITEVIGLGISVNVTLIFSLERYREVMDAYLAGLEKAKAAGLDLSKIRSVASFFVSRVDTEIDKRLDALGTDEAKELRGKAALANARLAYQAYEEVFGSDRWAALDKAQANKQRPLWASTGVKDPAYKDTLYVDELVAPGTVNTMPEATLEATADHGEITGDTVRGTYEQARADLDAVEKLGIAYNDVVRLLEDEGVEKFEAAWNDLLKSTEAELERLVPSEG, encoded by the coding sequence ATGACAGACGCACTCAAGCGCCTCTCCGACGAAGGCGTCGCGATCTGGCTGGACGACCTGTCGCGCAAGCGGATCACGTCCGGCAATCTCGCCGAGCTGATCGACCAGCAGCACGTCGTGGGCGTCACCACGAACCCGTCGATCTTCCAGAAGGCCATCTCGTCCGGCGACGGTTACGAGCAGCAGCTCACCGACCTCGCCGCCCGCAAGGTGACCGTCGAGGAAGCCCTGCGCATGATCACGACGGCGGACGTGCGGGACGCCGCGGACGTACTGCGGCCGGTCTTCGACACGACGGGCGGCCAGGACGGCCGTGTGTCGATCGAGGTCGACCCGCGGCTCGCCCACAACACGGCCGCCACGATCGCCGAGGCCAAGCAGCTGGCCTGGCTGGTGGACCGGCCGAACACGTTCATCAAGATCCCGGCGACCAAGGCGGGCCTGCCGGCGATCACCGAGGTCATCGGCCTCGGTATCAGCGTCAATGTCACGCTGATCTTCTCACTGGAGCGCTACCGCGAGGTGATGGACGCCTACCTGGCCGGTCTGGAGAAGGCCAAGGCCGCAGGGCTGGACCTCTCGAAGATCCGTTCGGTGGCGTCGTTCTTCGTGTCCCGTGTGGACACCGAGATCGACAAGCGGCTGGACGCGCTGGGCACGGACGAGGCGAAGGAGCTGCGCGGCAAGGCCGCCCTTGCCAACGCCCGTCTCGCGTACCAGGCGTACGAGGAGGTGTTCGGCTCCGACCGCTGGGCCGCCCTCGACAAGGCGCAGGCCAACAAGCAGCGTCCACTGTGGGCCTCGACCGGCGTCAAGGACCCGGCGTACAAGGACACGCTGTACGTCGACGAGCTGGTCGCCCCGGGCACGGTCAACACCATGCCGGAGGCCACCCTGGAGGCCACGGCCGACCACGGTGAGATCACCGGTGACACGGTGCGCGGCACCTACGAGCAGGCGCGCGCCGATCTCGACGCCGTCGAGAAGCTGGGGATCGCCTACAACGACGTGGTCCGGCTGCTGGAGGACGAGGGCGTCGAGAAGTTCGAGGCGGCCTGGAACGACCTGCTCAAGTCGACCGAGGCCGAGCTCGAGCGCCTCGTTCCCTCGGAGGGCTGA
- the tkt gene encoding transketolase: MSTKPTTTDLEWTALDQRAVDTVRVLAMDSVQKVGNGHPGTAMSLAPAAYVLFQKLMRHDPADADWTGRDRFVLSAGHSSLTLYIQLYLAGYGLELDDLKAFRTWGSKTPGHPEYGHTTGVETTTGPLGQGVANAVGMAMAARYERGLFDPDAAPGSSPFDHNVWVIAGDGCLQEGISHEASSLAGHQKLGNLVLLWDDNHISIEGDTETAVSEDTLKRYEAYGWHVQRVEQLPNGDLDPAGLYRALKAAQAETERPSFIAARSIIAWPAPHAQNTEAAHGSALGDEEVAATKRVLGFDPEKSFEVSDEVLGHTREALDRGREARGAWEKTFAEWRTANPERAAEFDRIRSGELPAGWEEKLPEFETGKGVATRAASGKILQALGAVVPELWGGSADLAGSNNTTIDKTSSFLPKGNPLPEAAPYGRTIHFGIREHAMAAVMNGITLHGNTRVFGGTFLVFSDYMRNAVRLSALMHLPVTYVWTHDSIGLGEDGPTHQPVEHLASLRAIPGLNIVRPADANETAIAWREILRRWTKEFGKGAPHGLALTRQGVPTYERNEDAAKGGYVLLDAEGGDAQVVLIGTGSEVQLAVGAREQLQAAGIPTRVVSMPSVEWFEEQDQAYKDSVLPPAVKARVAVEAGVGLTWHRYVGDAGRIVSLEHFGASADGKVLFREFGFTPENVAAAARESLEAAAR, translated from the coding sequence GTGAGCACCAAGCCGACCACCACAGACCTCGAGTGGACCGCACTGGACCAGCGGGCAGTCGACACCGTCCGCGTCCTGGCCATGGATTCCGTACAGAAGGTCGGCAACGGCCATCCGGGTACGGCCATGAGCCTGGCCCCTGCCGCCTATGTGCTCTTCCAGAAACTGATGCGGCACGACCCCGCGGACGCCGACTGGACCGGTCGTGACCGGTTCGTCCTCTCCGCCGGCCACTCGTCGCTCACGCTCTACATCCAGCTCTACCTGGCCGGCTACGGCCTGGAGCTCGACGACCTCAAGGCGTTCCGCACCTGGGGCTCCAAGACTCCCGGTCACCCCGAGTACGGGCACACCACCGGTGTCGAGACGACGACCGGCCCGCTGGGCCAGGGCGTCGCCAACGCGGTGGGCATGGCGATGGCCGCCCGCTACGAGCGCGGCCTGTTCGACCCGGACGCGGCCCCCGGCAGCTCCCCGTTCGACCACAACGTCTGGGTGATCGCCGGTGACGGCTGCCTCCAGGAGGGCATCTCCCACGAGGCGTCCTCGCTGGCCGGCCACCAGAAGCTGGGCAACCTCGTCCTGCTGTGGGACGACAACCACATCTCGATCGAGGGCGACACCGAGACGGCCGTCTCCGAGGACACCCTCAAGCGCTACGAGGCCTACGGCTGGCACGTCCAGCGCGTCGAGCAGCTGCCGAACGGCGACCTCGACCCCGCCGGCCTGTACCGCGCCCTGAAGGCGGCGCAGGCCGAGACCGAGCGCCCGTCCTTCATCGCGGCCCGCTCGATCATCGCCTGGCCGGCCCCGCACGCCCAGAACACCGAGGCCGCGCACGGCTCGGCGCTCGGCGACGAGGAGGTCGCGGCCACCAAGCGCGTTCTCGGCTTCGACCCGGAGAAGAGTTTCGAGGTCTCCGACGAGGTCCTCGGGCACACCCGCGAGGCGCTCGACCGCGGCCGTGAGGCCCGCGGCGCGTGGGAGAAGACCTTCGCCGAGTGGCGCACCGCCAACCCGGAGCGCGCGGCCGAGTTCGACCGGATCCGCTCCGGCGAGCTGCCCGCGGGCTGGGAGGAGAAGCTCCCCGAGTTCGAGACCGGGAAGGGCGTCGCGACCCGTGCCGCCTCCGGCAAGATCCTTCAGGCGCTGGGTGCGGTCGTCCCCGAGCTGTGGGGCGGCTCCGCCGACCTCGCCGGCTCGAACAACACGACGATCGACAAGACGTCGTCGTTCCTGCCCAAGGGCAACCCGCTGCCGGAGGCCGCACCGTACGGCCGCACCATCCACTTCGGCATCCGCGAGCACGCGATGGCCGCCGTGATGAACGGCATCACACTGCACGGCAACACCCGTGTCTTCGGCGGCACCTTCCTGGTGTTCTCCGACTACATGCGCAACGCGGTGCGGCTCTCGGCGCTGATGCACCTGCCGGTGACCTACGTGTGGACGCACGACTCGATCGGTCTCGGCGAGGACGGCCCGACGCACCAGCCGGTGGAGCACCTGGCCTCGCTGCGTGCCATCCCGGGGCTGAACATCGTCCGCCCCGCCGACGCCAACGAGACGGCGATCGCGTGGCGCGAGATCCTCAGGCGCTGGACCAAGGAGTTCGGCAAGGGCGCTCCGCACGGCCTCGCACTCACCCGCCAGGGCGTGCCGACGTACGAGCGCAACGAGGACGCCGCCAAGGGCGGTTACGTCCTCCTGGACGCCGAGGGCGGCGATGCCCAGGTCGTGCTGATCGGCACCGGGTCCGAGGTGCAGCTGGCCGTCGGGGCGCGCGAGCAGCTCCAGGCAGCCGGCATCCCGACCCGGGTGGTCTCGATGCCGTCCGTCGAATGGTTCGAGGAGCAGGACCAGGCGTACAAGGACAGCGTCCTGCCGCCGGCCGTCAAGGCGCGGGTCGCTGTCGAGGCCGGTGTCGGGCTGACCTGGCACCGCTACGTCGGCGACGCCGGCCGCATCGTCTCACTCGAGCACTTCGGCGCCTCGGCCGACGGCAAGGTGCTGTTCCGCGAGTTCGGCTTCACTCCCGAGAACGTGGCCGCCGCCGCGCGGGAATCTCTTGAAGCCGCTGCACGCTGA
- a CDS encoding heme o synthase yields the protein MTAVESRPAGVVLTPSPGGHRPFGARVKAFVALTKPRIIELLLITTVPVMFLAEQGVPDLWLVLTTCVGGYLSAGGANALNMYIDRDIDALMDRTSQRPLVTGMVSPREGLVFGLALAVISTLWFGLLVNWLSAALALGALLFYVVVYTMILKRRTAQNIVWGGIAGCMPVLIGWSAVTNSMSWAAVILFLVIFFWTPPHYWPLSMKVKEDYARVGVPMLPVVASNSVVARQIVLYSWVMVAVSLLLTPLGYTGWFYTAVALAAGGWWLWEAHALQHRAKSGATGGKLKEMRLFHWSITYVSLLFVAIAVDPFLR from the coding sequence GTGACGGCCGTCGAGTCCCGACCCGCAGGGGTCGTCTTGACTCCCAGCCCGGGGGGCCATCGGCCGTTCGGGGCCCGCGTCAAGGCATTCGTGGCGCTGACCAAGCCGCGCATCATCGAGCTGCTGCTGATCACCACCGTGCCGGTGATGTTCCTGGCCGAGCAGGGTGTGCCCGACCTCTGGCTGGTGCTGACGACGTGCGTCGGCGGCTACCTCTCCGCGGGTGGCGCCAACGCGCTGAACATGTACATCGACCGGGACATCGACGCCCTGATGGACCGCACGTCGCAGCGCCCCCTGGTCACCGGCATGGTGTCGCCGCGCGAGGGGCTGGTCTTCGGTCTCGCGCTCGCCGTGATCTCCACGCTCTGGTTCGGGCTGCTCGTCAACTGGCTGTCCGCCGCGCTGGCACTGGGTGCGCTGCTGTTCTACGTCGTCGTCTACACGATGATCCTCAAGCGCCGTACCGCGCAGAACATCGTCTGGGGCGGCATCGCCGGCTGTATGCCGGTCCTCATCGGCTGGTCCGCCGTGACCAACTCGATGTCGTGGGCCGCGGTCATCCTCTTCCTGGTCATCTTCTTCTGGACGCCGCCGCACTACTGGCCGCTGTCGATGAAGGTGAAGGAGGACTACGCGCGCGTGGGCGTGCCCATGCTCCCTGTGGTCGCCTCCAACTCGGTGGTCGCCCGCCAGATCGTCCTCTACAGCTGGGTGATGGTCGCCGTGTCGCTGCTGCTGACGCCGCTCGGCTACACCGGCTGGTTCTACACGGCGGTCGCCCTGGCCGCCGGGGGCTGGTGGCTGTGGGAGGCGCACGCCCTGCAGCACCGGGCGAAGAGCGGGGCAACGGGCGGCAAGCTGAAGGAGATGCGGCTGTTCCACTGGTCCATCACCTATGTCTCGCTGCTCTTCGTGGCCATCGCCGTGGACCCGTTCCTGCGCTGA